From Candidatus Leptovillus gracilis, the proteins below share one genomic window:
- a CDS encoding COX15/CtaA family protein: MQHHSSRAITIWLTIVGFLVVFLVLFGGWVRLTRSGLSIVEWKVITGILPPLTQEAWEREFAEYQQTPEFQKIHYAMTLPEYEFIYYNEYIHRLVARLTGLLFVLPLFYFLWQGIIPWRKSGIYLLIGLGFAFQGWLGWYMVSSGLVDRPSVSHYRLTAHLLAALTLLALCFWAGLDNVYGRERPLDRPQRRSAQALAVLMVAILLLQIAYGGLVAGLKAGHASSTWPLMFGRLIPPGLLSYVEPWWKNLVEVPVTVHYVHRWLAFVVLLAVFLVYWVARKRGFYTAVRQGLFWLLGLVSLQIALGVSVIWFRVPVWLALVHQGTAITLLLLALYLNHRIRYAQPCPSHRDRHRSPPGQKCVEKGWTQICDLAFEMVTIWPNHLRQTRTVPREFVTAPAMRPFPSKTRQCSPQTVKNPAGRRFAG, translated from the coding sequence ATGCAACATCATTCAAGTAGAGCGATTACTATTTGGCTGACGATCGTTGGTTTTTTGGTAGTGTTTTTGGTGCTGTTTGGCGGCTGGGTGCGCCTGACACGCTCTGGGTTGTCGATTGTGGAGTGGAAGGTGATCACCGGCATCCTGCCGCCGCTGACGCAGGAAGCGTGGGAGCGCGAGTTTGCCGAATATCAGCAAACGCCGGAATTCCAGAAAATTCACTACGCCATGACGCTGCCAGAGTATGAGTTCATCTATTACAACGAGTATATCCATCGCCTGGTGGCACGGCTGACGGGGCTGCTGTTTGTGCTGCCGCTGTTTTACTTTCTGTGGCAAGGCATCATCCCCTGGCGCAAGTCGGGTATTTATTTGCTGATTGGGCTGGGTTTTGCCTTCCAGGGATGGTTGGGCTGGTACATGGTGAGCAGCGGGCTGGTTGACCGGCCCAGCGTAAGCCATTACCGGCTGACGGCCCATTTGCTGGCGGCGCTGACGCTGTTGGCGCTCTGTTTTTGGGCAGGGTTGGACAATGTGTATGGCCGGGAACGGCCGTTAGACCGTCCCCAACGTCGCAGCGCCCAGGCATTGGCCGTATTGATGGTCGCTATTTTGCTGCTGCAAATCGCTTATGGCGGGCTGGTGGCCGGTCTGAAAGCTGGCCATGCCTCCAGCACCTGGCCGTTGATGTTTGGCCGTCTTATCCCGCCCGGTCTGCTATCTTACGTGGAACCCTGGTGGAAGAACCTGGTCGAAGTGCCGGTGACGGTGCATTACGTTCACCGCTGGTTGGCCTTTGTTGTGCTGCTGGCGGTATTTCTGGTCTATTGGGTGGCGCGCAAACGGGGATTTTATACGGCCGTGCGCCAGGGGCTTTTCTGGTTGTTGGGATTGGTCAGCCTGCAGATCGCCCTGGGCGTCAGCGTGATCTGGTTCCGCGTGCCGGTTTGGTTGGCTTTGGTCCACCAGGGCACAGCCATCACCCTGCTGCTGCTGGCCCTGTACCTGAACCATCGAATTCGGTATGCTCAACCCTGTCCCAGCCATCGCGACCGGCACCGGTCGCCGCCCGGCCAGAAGTGTGTCGAAAAAGGTTGGACGCAGATTTGCGATTTGGCTTTTGAAATGGTCACGATTTGGCCAAATCACCTTCGACAGACAAGGACAGTTCCGAGGGAGTTCGTCACCGCTCCGGCTATGCGTCCTTTTCCTTCGAAGACTCGTCAATGCAGTCCACAAACGGTTAAAAACCCCGCCGGGCGGCGCTTTGCTGGCTGA
- a CDS encoding SurA N-terminal domain-containing protein: protein MQRFYHIFFVGLMALLLVACGQDDATPMPTSLPTAVTENPSVAAVSSETVPLAAPADTAVPPTPTPSAPLAATVNGAPLYLSDYEEELARYEQAQAQTGLTGDNADYRDTVLQVLIERLLILQAAEAAGIVVSPEMVDNKLAELRASARGDDNFSAWLEANRWTEAQFREALMAEMVAGLMRDQVTADVPRVAEQVNARYLQVDDAALAQELWQRAKNGDDFAFLARQNSLDRVTGELGGELGFFARGWLWVPQVEEAAFALQPGEVSDVITVTGEDGRQTFYLVQAIAREPQRALDSNVLYTLLLADFEAWLADLRQQADIVLLVNPNT, encoded by the coding sequence ATGCAACGATTCTATCATATCTTTTTTGTGGGGTTGATGGCCCTTTTGTTGGTCGCTTGTGGGCAAGATGATGCCACTCCGATGCCGACTAGCCTGCCTACGGCCGTAACTGAAAACCCTTCTGTCGCCGCCGTGTCTTCAGAAACTGTGCCATTGGCTGCGCCCGCGGATACGGCCGTGCCCCCCACACCCACACCCAGCGCTCCGTTAGCGGCTACTGTGAATGGCGCGCCGCTCTATTTGTCGGATTATGAAGAGGAATTGGCTCGTTATGAACAGGCCCAGGCCCAAACCGGGCTAACAGGCGACAACGCTGATTACCGTGACACTGTTTTGCAGGTCCTTATCGAACGCCTGCTGATCTTGCAGGCCGCCGAAGCCGCCGGCATTGTCGTATCGCCAGAGATGGTGGATAACAAACTGGCCGAACTGCGCGCCTCTGCGCGTGGCGACGACAACTTTAGCGCCTGGCTGGAAGCCAACCGCTGGACAGAAGCGCAGTTCCGCGAGGCGTTGATGGCCGAAATGGTCGCCGGGCTGATGCGCGACCAGGTGACGGCCGACGTGCCCCGCGTGGCCGAACAGGTAAACGCCCGTTACCTTCAGGTAGATGACGCCGCGCTGGCTCAGGAATTGTGGCAGCGCGCCAAAAATGGCGATGATTTTGCCTTTTTAGCCCGGCAAAACTCGTTGGATCGGGTGACGGGTGAGTTGGGTGGCGAATTGGGCTTTTTTGCCCGCGGTTGGTTGTGGGTTCCCCAGGTGGAGGAAGCGGCGTTTGCTTTGCAGCCCGGCGAAGTGAGTGATGTGATCACGGTGACGGGGGAAGACGGCCGTCAGACTTTCTATTTGGTACAGGCGATCGCCCGCGAACCACAGCGCGCTTTAGACTCGAACGTGCTGTACACCCTGTTGTTGGCCGACTTTGAAGCGTGGCTGGCCGATTTACGGCAGCAAGCGGATATCGTGTTGTTGGTGAATCCCAACACCTGA
- a CDS encoding PPC domain-containing protein, giving the protein MHKKGWSGLVIALLFTTIACQPIADRNGSQAFLEPAVTSSAGTTAVAQQPTATSNSPKPTPSPPPKPTPEPTSSFLKNWQRLGNDTTGLQIAIPPEWENLSGSLQLDSTVLNSPLGLINLMAANSQRVGSSVLAGKDIQTGAFLAGLVTNLNLPPGQPAAALELILADIQAADRRVSEITPVLLPGIAGAYVDILGNPILFPPERGQNLVTRILFLTTDDTAVSPLNNTQAIYVFSATLPEWERYQTLFSQMMETILVHDLDSGLPNSSGRLRVVGEIASGESVNGRLEPTTNDVWTFTNSGPAYATISLRPATNNLDLTLTVIDPAGQTVARIDHGYAGDIETAADLLLTDNGRYLIEVSEFFSESGRYVLDLILSNSPIYGGGGQIRAGQSIQSDLPPNGQHYWTFSGTAGTLISIVVTPNQGFDALLNLYGPDGRQLVALDEGFSGDAELISGFELPASGEYTILVQSFAGNSGPYTLSLNEGGESTANFYDAGDLTYGDLRQETLRAHEAHAWFFSGKSGDLVMIEVKPLNPTLDLELWLLDESINRLATQDNFLQNENELIDVTLPGDGQYLILVRDFNGALAIMKFGWRPCLSPRR; this is encoded by the coding sequence ATGCACAAAAAGGGCTGGTCGGGCCTGGTTATTGCCCTCCTGTTCACAACGATAGCCTGCCAACCAATTGCCGATAGAAACGGAAGCCAGGCCTTTCTCGAACCAGCCGTCACCAGTTCAGCCGGGACAACGGCCGTTGCCCAACAGCCAACCGCCACCAGCAACAGCCCCAAACCAACCCCCAGCCCTCCGCCCAAACCAACCCCCGAACCAACCAGCAGCTTTCTGAAAAATTGGCAGCGCCTGGGCAACGATACCACCGGTTTGCAAATCGCCATCCCGCCAGAATGGGAGAATCTTTCCGGCAGTTTGCAGCTAGACAGCACCGTACTCAACAGCCCCCTGGGTCTGATCAACCTGATGGCTGCCAACTCGCAGCGCGTGGGCAGCAGCGTGCTGGCCGGTAAAGACATCCAGACCGGCGCCTTTCTGGCCGGGCTGGTCACTAACCTCAATCTACCGCCCGGCCAACCGGCGGCCGCCCTGGAACTGATTCTGGCCGACATTCAGGCCGCAGACCGGCGGGTCAGCGAGATCACGCCCGTCTTGCTGCCGGGCATAGCCGGGGCCTACGTGGATATTTTGGGGAACCCGATTTTGTTCCCACCGGAACGGGGGCAAAATCTTGTCACCCGCATTTTGTTTCTCACCACCGACGACACGGCCGTTTCCCCGCTCAACAACACCCAGGCCATTTACGTTTTCAGCGCCACCCTGCCAGAATGGGAACGCTATCAAACCCTGTTTAGCCAGATGATGGAAACCATCCTGGTCCATGATCTGGACAGCGGCCTGCCCAACAGCAGCGGCCGTTTGCGGGTGGTGGGGGAAATAGCCAGCGGCGAATCGGTCAACGGCCGTTTAGAACCCACCACCAACGATGTCTGGACCTTCACCAATTCCGGGCCAGCCTACGCCACCATCTCGCTGCGGCCGGCGACCAACAACCTGGACCTCACCTTAACCGTGATAGACCCGGCCGGGCAAACCGTCGCCCGTATTGATCATGGGTATGCCGGAGACATTGAAACGGCCGCCGACCTGCTGCTGACGGATAACGGCCGTTACCTCATCGAAGTCAGCGAATTTTTCAGCGAGTCCGGCCGTTATGTGCTGGACCTCATCCTCTCCAACAGCCCCATCTATGGTGGCGGTGGGCAAATTCGCGCCGGGCAAAGCATCCAAAGCGATCTGCCGCCCAACGGCCAGCATTATTGGACGTTTAGCGGCACAGCCGGAACGCTGATCAGCATCGTCGTCACCCCCAACCAGGGGTTCGACGCCCTGCTCAACTTGTACGGTCCAGACGGCCGTCAACTGGTAGCCCTGGACGAAGGGTTCAGCGGTGACGCCGAACTCATCTCCGGGTTTGAACTACCGGCCAGCGGCGAATACACCATCCTGGTGCAAAGCTTCGCCGGCAACAGCGGCCCGTACACCCTTTCCTTAAACGAAGGCGGCGAAAGCACAGCTAATTTCTACGACGCCGGGGACCTGACCTATGGCGACCTGCGGCAAGAAACGCTGCGCGCCCACGAAGCCCACGCCTGGTTCTTCAGCGGCAAGAGCGGCGACCTGGTGATGATTGAAGTGAAACCGCTAAACCCTACGCTGGACCTGGAACTCTGGCTGCTGGACGAATCTATCAACCGCCTTGCTACCCAAGACAATTTCCTGCAAAACGAAAATGAACTGATTGATGTGACCCTGCCCGGTGATGGACAATACCTGATCCTGGTGCGCGATTTTAATGGCGCGCTGGCAATTATGAAATTCGGCTGGCGGCCATGCCTGTCGCCGCGCCGGTAA
- a CDS encoding LCP family protein: MTSSTPKRRSPSGVRLPLWAVALIGLTLLVIVVGSSIWLFRTVREMTSSWEVTNPDFGLVEEAANQPQTAADASIPATPGNNTSPINLVTDAVKPWSGQERVTILMLGIDQRCDEDGPNHTDSMMLVTVDPVGLSAGILSLPRDMWVEIPGVGVDRINQANYYGEAYEYPGGGAALAVETVEAFLGVKIDYYATVNFDGFVTVVNEIGGIDIVVPEAIDDPTYPDRCYGYEPFQIEAGDQHLDGASALKYARTRATFGGDVDRAGRQQAVVLAVRDRILSLNMLPTLVGRAPVLWQALQANVRTDMSLEEALQLALLVQDIPRSSIKTSVINYDYVYAETTPDGRQVLVPNRENIRQLRNELFTPPVIPTPEIQNLPGLMAAENARVAVYNGTPVFGLASLTETYLKTQNVNVTAVGNADAATYRATQIIDYGNHPHTQRFLIQLMGIPPLNVSSGSSPDGDYDLLIILGSDWQVPGQ; encoded by the coding sequence ATGACATCAAGTACACCTAAACGCCGATCCCCATCTGGGGTACGACTGCCTCTTTGGGCCGTCGCCCTCATTGGGCTGACGCTTCTGGTCATTGTGGTAGGGAGTTCTATCTGGTTGTTCCGTACAGTCCGCGAGATGACCTCTTCCTGGGAAGTGACCAACCCCGATTTTGGACTGGTAGAAGAAGCAGCCAACCAGCCACAAACGGCGGCCGACGCTTCTATTCCTGCAACCCCTGGTAATAACACGTCTCCCATCAATCTGGTAACAGATGCCGTCAAGCCCTGGAGTGGACAGGAGCGGGTGACCATTTTGATGCTGGGTATTGACCAACGCTGCGACGAAGATGGCCCCAATCATACAGACAGCATGATGCTGGTGACGGTAGACCCGGTAGGGCTTTCGGCGGGTATCCTTTCGCTGCCCCGCGACATGTGGGTCGAAATCCCCGGCGTAGGGGTGGACCGCATCAACCAAGCTAATTACTACGGCGAAGCCTATGAATATCCCGGCGGCGGCGCGGCGCTGGCGGTGGAAACGGTCGAGGCCTTTTTGGGCGTTAAGATAGATTATTATGCGACCGTTAATTTTGACGGATTCGTGACCGTGGTGAACGAAATTGGCGGCATTGACATTGTTGTGCCGGAAGCTATTGACGATCCGACCTATCCTGACCGCTGTTACGGGTATGAGCCATTTCAGATTGAAGCTGGGGACCAACATCTGGATGGTGCGAGCGCCCTGAAATATGCCCGGACGCGGGCGACCTTTGGCGGTGACGTGGACCGCGCCGGCCGCCAGCAAGCGGTGGTATTGGCCGTGCGCGACCGCATTTTAAGCCTGAATATGCTGCCAACCCTGGTCGGCAGGGCGCCGGTTTTGTGGCAGGCGCTGCAAGCCAACGTGCGCACCGATATGTCGCTGGAAGAAGCGCTGCAACTGGCGCTGCTGGTACAAGACATCCCGCGCAGCAGCATCAAAACCTCGGTGATCAATTACGATTATGTCTATGCGGAAACAACGCCAGACGGCCGTCAGGTTTTAGTGCCCAACCGCGAAAATATCCGCCAGCTGCGGAACGAGCTGTTCACACCGCCAGTTATACCCACGCCGGAAATCCAGAATCTCCCTGGCCTGATGGCCGCCGAAAATGCGCGGGTGGCCGTTTATAACGGCACGCCTGTTTTTGGTCTGGCCAGCCTGACCGAAACCTACCTGAAAACGCAAAATGTCAACGTCACTGCGGTGGGCAACGCAGATGCAGCCACCTATCGCGCGACGCAAATCATTGATTATGGGAACCATCCACACACCCAACGCTTCCTGATTCAATTGATGGGCATCCCGCCGCTGAACGTCAGCAGCGGCAGCAGCCCAGACGGGGATTATGATTTGCTGATTATTCTAGGCAGCGATTGGCAAGTACCCGGACAATAA
- a CDS encoding aldo/keto reductase — protein sequence MKYVRLGQTGLKVSRICLGMMTYGTPTWRDWVLDEAAARPFIQRALEIGINFFDTADMYSLGVSEEVTGRLLKEMTQRDEVVVATKVYFPIGKGPNGGGLSRKHILEAIDNSLRRLDMEYVDLYQIHRWDYDTPIEETMEALHDVVKAGKARYIGASSMFAWQFAKAQYTADLHGWTRFVAMQNHYNLVYREEEREMIPFCIDQGVGIIPWSPLARGFLAGNRRVKGQGSTQRAKSDAYAQSMYYADADFAVLDRVVSVAEERGVKPAQIALAWLLHQPGVSAPIIGASKMYQLEEAVAASEIILSGEELQHLVEPYQPHPVLGHG from the coding sequence ATGAAATACGTTCGATTGGGACAAACGGGATTAAAGGTTTCGCGTATCTGTTTGGGAATGATGACCTATGGCACGCCAACGTGGCGGGATTGGGTGTTGGACGAGGCGGCGGCACGGCCGTTTATCCAACGCGCTCTGGAAATCGGCATCAACTTCTTCGACACGGCCGATATGTATTCGCTGGGCGTCAGCGAAGAAGTAACCGGGCGATTACTCAAAGAGATGACTCAGCGCGACGAAGTGGTGGTAGCGACCAAAGTCTACTTCCCCATCGGCAAAGGACCCAATGGCGGCGGGTTGTCGCGCAAACACATCCTGGAAGCCATAGACAATTCCCTGCGCCGGCTGGACATGGAGTACGTGGATTTGTACCAGATTCACCGTTGGGACTACGACACCCCCATCGAAGAAACGATGGAAGCGCTGCACGACGTGGTAAAGGCCGGAAAAGCCCGCTATATCGGCGCATCCAGCATGTTTGCCTGGCAGTTCGCCAAAGCGCAATATACGGCCGATTTACACGGCTGGACGCGCTTTGTGGCGATGCAGAACCATTACAACCTGGTTTATCGGGAAGAAGAGCGAGAAATGATTCCTTTCTGCATTGACCAGGGTGTGGGAATTATCCCCTGGAGTCCGCTGGCGCGGGGCTTCCTGGCCGGCAACCGGCGCGTGAAAGGGCAAGGCTCAACCCAACGGGCAAAAAGCGATGCGTACGCCCAAAGCATGTATTACGCCGATGCCGATTTTGCCGTTCTGGACCGGGTGGTATCGGTGGCCGAAGAACGGGGCGTCAAACCAGCACAAATCGCCCTGGCCTGGCTGCTGCACCAACCGGGCGTCAGCGCGCCGATCATCGGCGCCAGCAAGATGTATCAGTTGGAAGAAGCAGTGGCGGCCAGCGAAATCATCCTGTCGGGCGAAGAGCTGCAGCACCTGGTGGAACCTTACCAACCCCACCCGGTTTTGGGGCATGGCTAA
- a CDS encoding cupin domain-containing protein, which translates to MQDNIIHVAKWPYKHQPTEEELRQLMLSENLEPYRWSNNPGDYYDAHVHDYHKVVYVVSGSITFGFPVVDDPTILRPGDRLDLPAGVRHNAAVGPDGVVCLEARRQP; encoded by the coding sequence ATGCAAGACAATATCATTCACGTCGCCAAATGGCCTTACAAACACCAGCCAACCGAGGAAGAACTGCGCCAGCTCATGCTGAGCGAGAACCTGGAACCATATCGCTGGTCCAACAATCCGGGCGATTATTACGACGCCCATGTTCACGATTACCACAAAGTGGTTTACGTGGTGTCTGGTTCCATCACCTTTGGCTTTCCTGTTGTAGATGACCCCACCATCTTGCGACCCGGCGACCGGTTGGACTTACCGGCCGGCGTGCGCCACAACGCGGCCGTTGGGCCAGATGGTGTCGTCTGCCTGGAAGCCCGCCGCCAACCATAG